A region of the Vidua chalybeata isolate OUT-0048 chromosome 7, bVidCha1 merged haplotype, whole genome shotgun sequence genome:
GAGGCCATATGCAACTATTTAATGCAGAAGGAAACATATGTACAACATTGTGagtatatttcttttttccttgctttagACAAGCTCACTAGAAACAAGTAGCAGGGCCATGCTTCCCCTTCAACATTCATTTTCCTGGGAGCTAGCATTGTGGAGTTTATTTCTAACCAGCTTACATCTCAGGTGTGTTTTCCTTTAGTTTTGAGGTACACTGTAAATAGTTAAAACTTGCAGTTTCAGGAtgattaaaagcaaaacaaagctaCCAAGAAGGACTGGGATAGAAGCTTTTGCCACGTGGTGTATGTGGCACTGCACAACcaacaatttattttcctgggtTAGGTTAAAATATATTGTGCACGACTTCCCTAATCTTGTATGGCAAGCCTTATAGCACTTATTCTGCTAAAGAGATTGGAGAAGTGCACTAAAGTAAATTGATTCATTCTTTTGCACTCAGAGTAGTTAAAAGAAGAATGAGGCAGTTTCTGTCCAGTAAGCACTAGCAGCATACATTTTGCTTGTGTCATGATGGCAAGGTATAAGCAGAACAAAGTATTTGCTGCAAACGTGAaactcagaaataattttaattagtaAATTAGctttttcaaagtaattaaCTAGATCTTAATTTCCTCTTTACAGAACTTAATAAAGGCTTTATTTCACAATTTTAGATTATATTTAACTAAATATCTTGCCCATATTAAGACAGTACAAGTCCTGTGTTCCCCTCAAAAAGGACAATAAATACTTCTCAAAGAGTCTTAACTTTCATAACTTGTGTGCCATGTAGAATATTGCAAGCCTTCTCCAGCTTCACTTCCCAAAAAAAAGGACCAAAGTTTTAGTGCACGTTTACTGTTTGCTACAACCCTGTACTTAAGGCACTGACCCATGAACATGTCATAGGATTTATGCAGTAGCATGTTAAGACTTTGCTCATCCTCAATTATAAGAGCTATGTAAAGGTTTGtactattaaaaagaaaaatgcatgaTGCACATGAGTTCCTGCTGCATGAACTAAAGTATACTTTCTTAGGTTCCCACAAACTGGATTGAAATTATGAGGTGGATTATTTTGTTATGATGATCTGGCAACAACACATTATGAAAGCAAGTAGTCTATTGGGTTTTAATTAGAATGGAGAGTTATTTATAACCAAGATAAGCATACACATAGAATTAAATGACAAACGTGTTTGAACTGCATTTCTTCCTATACTAGACTTGAAACCACAGGACTGACGTCAGGCCCGTGACAATTTTCAATGTTAGTTTTGTTATTCACATGGACCCTTTACCTGCCATTTCCACAATCTTTTGTTTTGAGGTATTTGTGCACACACATCTAATATCATGGATACCTTCAGCCAACAATACGTGCTCCTAGAGAACAAGTTCTCTACAAACTCTTACCGTCTGTAAAATATCAGCTTGCACACTAATATTAAATATGCTATTTTAGTTAGGTGCGTCGTGTCTCCCCTCAAGTTTGAGTTTTGGCTAATAGGGGTCAATTGAACAAGGAATTTACAAAGCTTGCTCTCTTGGCAAACTCAGCTGTGTATCTCACAATAAATAGTTAATTAGCTGGTAATCCATTCACACTAGGGATTGAATTTTCCTGGTGTGCTGTTCTCTGAGTTAAGTATTTAAGAAGCTACACCATATACACTTCTGTAAACTAGAGTACTATTAATCCTGAACTGAGCAGAAGCTAAATCTTCAAAAGGCTTTAAATTCACACAAATGAACATAAAAGTTAGCTTGTGGGCTAACAACCTATAAAGTGCcttattaaaaacataattcAAACCTGTTATATCAAGTACTGTAGGAGAAGACATATAGTATCTATGAACTGTTTCAAGCAGCTGAGCACCATGGCCTTCTCCTTGGAATGGTGGCAAGATCAGCATCTGGCTACAGACAAAGGAATGCATTTTCAGTTCAAATGCAAGCATTTGGAAACAATGTGAagtcttaaaaacaaaacagtatttcattttAGATTAAGGTATGTGCAATCTTCAAGttaaaatgtagtttttaaCAGCATCTTAAAATTGTGAAATATTCAAAACTTGTTTGAGATTCCCCCCGCTTCAAGAAGggaacaatgaaaaaaaaaatcagtgcacAGACAGCTAataatggggatttttttaaacaaatcaaCACTATTATAAACAAGTATTGGGAACTTCAGCAGTTCcctcttctgaaataaaaggcaAGGCACGAGTTACACCGCCAATTACCTTACACGTGGCCGGGTTTTGTCTGGGTACACATAGTAATTATAGACTGTCATGTAGCCTACGGTCGCAAAGAGTGTAGCTCCATCCTTATTATACTTCTCAAATCTGCAGATAAAACAGAAAGCCAAGCAGGTCAATTACAGTTGCGCTCCCATGCAGtgtccattttcttttccattctccaACTGAATTTTCAGTGTCAGCAAGCTACTCTGTGAGGGCCCAATGGGTACACCTGCTATGTTCTGAATGTACAATTCACTTAATTGGTGTGCAGCAACTTGGATAAATCAGACCTCTTTACAGCACTTCAGTGCACTTGCCTATTATAAAGATGAATAGGTGgcaagtaaaagaaaacacaggcaAAGCTCATTTTACTGTTTAAGCCTACATTCAGGGCTCTAACGGACAACAGCATTTAATTCAGCTCTATTCTCAAGCTTTCCCAAAGCATAATGGAGGAAAACTCAAGCCTCATAaacaatgttttttctttcctgggaaaaataTCATTATACTGCTCCAATAATTGGCCAGCCACAATTAAAATGCAGGCTTTGTGGAGGTAATAAGGTCCACTGTTGCTTTAGAACTGTACTTACACTAGAAAGTAGTTCCATCTTTCATCATCTACATCAATAAAGCTAGCAGTTTCAATAAACCACATCAAGAACGTCTGAAGCCTTTCATGATATTCTCGAAAGCCTGGACATGTCATGTCAGCCTAGGGAAAAAGCCAGGAGAAGTCAGGTGAACCCTATCACAGATGCAAGAGGAAAAACTATGAAAAACCTAATTAAATTAACTGATATAAAAAAGTATGTTAGTGATTTACAAATGGGTAAAATTATAGTATTTATACACTACAGTTGAGTCACTACAGAAGGTGCATCTctacaaaataaaagctgaatttgGTTGCTCAAAAGCAGAAGCTTAACTTATTTTTTCATACCTTGTATATCTGATATGCTATATCTTCACCAGCTTCCTCATTATGGATAGAATATGTGTGCAACAGCATTCCAAAGGGCTTGAAGTTTACCTCTTTCTCCAGCAGAGACACAAAGTCATCTGTGTTTGTGCAAAAACCAGGCGGAATGATTTCTCTAATTTTACTTTCCACATCATCTGCCTGAAGATTACAAAAAGGGGAAGGATTGgtggaaaattagaaaaagacaGTATTGATGTCACTGTTGtgtttaagaaattaatatatcTATATCTACCATGGTACTATATCAATGGTACTATATCTACcagtaattaaaaaaccaaaaaggaaagagaaaaaagaaaaagcaagcatTCTTGTTGTTCGTTAGTGATCTTCCAACAAGTAAAGGAGCTGCACTCATGAGATCAGAAATGTCACAATCCAGCCTTTTTAAGCATCAAAAAGCTCTTGGTTATAGCAAAGTTCACgaacatttttctgtttagaGATTGTTATATTTGTTCAAGCTTGACTAAGAGCATTGGTAGCTATTCTGCAAGCGCAGCATGCTCAGAAACCAAGACTTTCTAGACAGCAATTCACCAAGATTATGCTATGCTACACAGCCTCGTAGAACTCAGGTTCCCAAACAAGCAGCTTACAAGAGGTATTAGGTGATGCAGAACTAAGCAGATAAAAAGGGACAAAGACCAAAAACGGGAGCTCCCAAATAGGAAAGTGACAGCTAGCACACTCTGGCATTCTTACGGCCCCCTGCTTGAAATGCCTGTCTATAGAATCAGCTGCAAAACAGTACAAACTCAGACAACCACATCCTGCATTCTAATAAAAGaaagttttgaaaacaaagtttgACATAAAATAGTACAACTTCTGAATACTGTCAGCAAATCTGACCTGTAGTCTAACGTACTGTGGAAGACAAAATATTCTGACACCAAAATTTAATTCAGAGATTACTCTTTTCAGATAGCCAAAGTTAGAGACTATCAGCTGAGCAGACTTCATAATCCTTTTCAGACCTCCAAAAGACCACTTGATTGAATACATTTACTACTTCTTTTTAACCATGAATATTTGATGAAGCTTCACAATAACGTATTACTGCTTCTCACCAGGCAATAAAACTTAATGAATTGGTCTCAACTTAACAAAACCATACTCCTCAATACAACCTCTAAAAGCCTGACATTACATTCAACAAAATGAGCTTACATTCAATTCAAACTTTCCTCTGGACAATGAATCCAGGTTTTTACTTAATGGAGTTTGCCGTGAGTTCAGCTGTAATGTTTGTATTGTATCTATTTCCACAAGGGCGGACACAAGAACACTTTGTGTTAACTTACTAAGCAGCTCTTTCACACCGTTTACATGCATGATGGGTATTAGTTCAAAACCAAGACTCTTGCTACTTAGCATTCAAAACAGGGAAATTAAGATGCTCAGAACAAAACACACTACAAAAGGCTAATACAACATGCTACTAATTCCTGTCCTTTCAACCATGGGCCCTTAAGCAGAAGCAATGCACCTGCAAATGAATAGCACTTTATCATTCAGTTACATTTTTACTGTGGAGAAGGACAGACTTAGTTCAGCAAAAACAAGTTTTATTCTTAATGGTTTGGTACTACcaacatttatatttatatttggaGAGAGAGCTATTAAGCAGTTAAAATACAGCTCTACAATACATGGTTGTAGGAACTCAGTAAAAACGTGTAGTCTTTACACTCATTTCATTCTCCAAACAAAGATAATTTGTTGGTGCCTTCGCCATTCTTCATAAACCAGTATTAgccaaaatgttttctttacacTTACTGATTTAAAGGATTACACAAAACCAGCCACTTCTTCCGAATCAAtgaattacattaaaaaacatatttatatgGAACACAAtttagaaatgccttttttaaaattgtgcaAATGCATTGTTTACACAACTCTTACGTCTGCACTACTGACAGAGCTGTAAGAAATCACAAGTATCTGTAgcaatttgcattttatataGCTGAATAATCATGCAAAAATAATCCAGAATTAAAATAGTATTTCCATGCAACAGTACAAAAAAAAGTCATCCACAGATGACATGTGGACAATATCTAAAAAGGGTGAATATACAGCAGGAAGTGCTATGTACATAATGTTTAAGtaattttgtttcctctcaCATTTCTAAGTTTCTTCATTAGTGGTAAGAAGGAAGCCAAACTGTGACTTGCACAAAGCCTGTAAGATATCACATCCATCACTGGCTGCCACCAGAGAAGTCTTGTTTTCAATAcagcagaaagaatgaaaatgtacCACAGTCTTAGCAAATAAAGCACTAGATTGATTCTATATGACTACAACAAATTTTCACCTATTGCCTCCTAAAAATTCTCTCCCCTTGGCATGGGGTATGACACAAGAAAACACAGTCTTCAATTTTAGGGTTAACAGGATCTCTCCTTCTTACAGAGCAAATCCCAGAATCCTCAGTTTGAGCAGTGCCAGAAGTTTAAGCCATGCAATTTTCAGTTAATAAGATCTGAAATACTGGAATCGCAATAGTCAAcgatgtaaaaataatttatttcattaaaaccTGTACTTCTAAATGGAAACATCCATTACTTAGCAAGTCCTTTTCAAACACTTCTCTCTGAGGTGCCCATAATCCAAAGAGCTACAAAAATGTGTTTACTGCCTTCCCTTGTGCATTTCTTTGATATTGGTGAaaggctaattttttttttatcagagcAAGACACTCAGATCTTACCAACCAGAATGGATGCACACAAATTTCTCTTCAGTAAAACAATCTTGTTGACTACTACAGCAATGTTTAACACAGGCAAAGCAACTTACAATGAAGTATGCAAAAACCTGAAATAAGCCAGCCAAGAGTTGTTAAGCTTATGGTTAATGGAAGTGCTGTCTGTAATATATTACCTTCACAATCAGAATCATGTAAGGTGATGACAGGAAATTTGGTATGGGCTTGTAACTGCACTTGATTTGTAGTAGGACTGCTTAAGTGGGTAATGTCTCTTCATACATCACATTTGACTCTgagtaattttaatttagaaattattgaACTAATAGGCAGCTATGACATTTGCATACCATGTAGATGCTGTTTCAAAGTgacttaaattaaaataactatAGAAGCATACTGGAGAGTTGAATTTCTCTAAAAATTGTATGTACATACTTCAGAGGGGATAAATTGAGTGATCAGCAGTATTACCTAACAAAAGAACCAAATATTGAAACAatacttttaaattaacttttgtATAAAGAAAATGCACACACTAGCTGCAAAGCAAGATAGAGAGTTTAGTGAAATACTTTACACCTATCCCAtcataaaatgcagaaaaaaggaagatattGGAACAGCTGCAAATCTCAATGCAACAAGCAATTCAGAGGTCATTGCTATTAATATTTACACTAGAAGAAAGCAGTTTCTCTTCAGTTATTTGAAAGAATTAACTCCATTCCAGGGATAAATTTTGTCTACTTTCACTAAATGAAGTGCCAGCTTCTGTTCAAAACATGATCATACTTTGCTGAGCCTTCCCCAGTAATATAATCTCCTTAAAGATGGATCTAAACCATGTTAAGATGCATAAATATGACTGGACTTCTGCCTTTTGATATTTCAGGACTGTATCGCGAATGTTGAAAAAgatcttggagaaaaaaaaccagtggTATTGGGATGAGTATTTCTGTCAGTCCCTAGCAGGGatagcagcagctgcttcagcagTAAGGAAACCAAACTTAGTATTACAGAATAAAACCACCTGCTGTTGAATGAGCTTGTATGGAAATCTGGGTACAAAATCCTCAGCTGTGAATAACTTTGTGGAGCATTAATACCAACTTGCTTGTAACCAGTTAGAGTAAAGGCAGAAACTGCTGTCCTTTCCTAAAGGCCATCTATTCACAGCACAAGATTATCTGTCATGTGTGGCAGATAGTCTGCATCTTAGTGTAATTATCATCAAGGAGGAGAGATCAGCAAATAGTTAACTTAGAAAAGTAAATGTTAATACACATTCACATCAACATCCTGCTGTAATGACAGCTGATGTTTTAACCTCTGCAAATGAGCTATCTTAGGCTGGTTAAACTGACAGCAAATACAAATGCAGAAGACTGACTAcgtatttttttttacatatgttTAGATATAGCAATATAAGCAGCTTATTTGACTGTACAGTACTAGTAACACTAAGGGAAGCAAAGGTAAGCAACCACATTCTTCCCCTTCAGTCAAGGCATGTAAATGCCCTGGAAAGCAAACACAAGTGCTGCTCAAAAAGATCTTTTTTGTCCCCATCTCAGTCCCTAAAGGAATTGGAGGAAAAATTCAGTATAGGAAACAGGCCTTGAAAAAAGCAACCATTTTGAGCAATCAAAAAATTGCAGTGTGCATAGGGCAAGACAGACCTTGTTTAGACCTCCAAAGAAGTAAACAGGGTTTCCCATTTGTACAGAAAATAGATGAAGTAAAAAGGTGCTATGGGGCAGATTCCTGttctattttgaaattataGCAAGATTGGACAATTTGATTTTAACATGTTTACTATACGGCCAAcaacctttcctttttttcctttttcctttccttttttcaaaaAGTCCTTCTTAAGATTGAAGAGCATGACCTTTCACTCCTAAGACATGTTGCTCTAGCCTATAAAGTATTTCAGATATGTCCAGGAACTTAGCCTGTTGAACTGACTATATTCTAATACACCTTCAAAACAAGGAAGGGCAAATCTTTAAAATCTCAAATGACTTTAATGAAGTAATTTCTCCTTTTACAATAGGCCTTtccttgaaattatttaaataaactcCAATGAATTTGAAAGTAGTAACTTAAATGCAATCTGAAGTCATATTTGGAGAACATACAGACAgtaggagaggaaaaaaaatctatcctACAAGTACTTTATAAGCTCAGAAAacctgcaggaaaaagaagaaacaaccaaacaaaaaccctgcaGGTAATTGTATTATCACATTCCTTTAAGAAAGATGTAAAGCATACATGATACCCATACAAAAGTTTATAATCTCTTTTCTGCCCTAGTTGTTCTCCATGTTTACAGAGACACAGTCAAGCATACTATCTCACTAAGTTCTTACAGAaacctcttttttcttttcagtgattCTCTTCATCATTAACCCCATAAGTACTAGTCCTCCTCCTGGTCACAGTTAATATGAAGATACAGACTTGTCAAGTTGAGGTTTATTTTGTGGAGCTGGCTTTGGCATCAACACTTCACATCTGACTGTTCTGTTTGACAGAATTTTGATTGTACTGTTGTCAGGGAATAGGAAATGAAGTTCAAACCTTTTTGTTTGCTTAGCAAAGTGaagctttgtttctttccttttaatataAACCATGTCTAGCTGGGCAATTACTAAACCTAGAACTGAAGTAAACCATCTCAACGTTATGTTAAAGACCGAAGCAGACCTGCACTTACCTCCACACAGTCAAACTTTTCATTCACTTTTGATGTGTATTCAATGCGGAAGAGCGTTGACAGATTTCCAGCAATGTAATACAAGAGGATCTTGAGTCCCTTGTAGCCAAAAGCAACTTCactgagaaaggagaaaataacaACCAGGAACTTGATACACAACAAAACATTCACATCACAGGGGCTTCATTTCATGTGACATTCACATAATCTTTCCCAGTAAGGTAAAGTAAGCTTCCTGTTAGGAAAAGGGAATCAAACTGGATGTGTGTTATTTAGACAGAGATAATGCCTTACACTGCTTCTATTACTTCACTCCTCTAGTGGAAATATTCTGAACTCAGTAAGGCAGTGCCTGTGTCCTTACTGTGACAGCTCAGGAGAGAATACCTGAAACAGCTCATACtgtttttatgctttttcaACAGCTTTAACTCATTAACAGTTATTTACATTAATTGATTgctaatatttattaaaaattactttccagTGTAGCACAATATTTTGGAGTAAACTACTTCAATCTATAATGTACAAAGCACAGATAACCAGGTATATCAATTTGTAGAGTTTTTAGTTGACAGTTTCTATTTAGTTATCCAATCTAACCAGAAATTAGTACATGCAAAAAGAAGTATAGAATTGAAAAGCCTTTTTTACAGTTTGAAAATACAAGCTGCCTGAACACAAACTCTATACTCTTATGAAGAATAGATAAtctattttctgaaaagaacaTACAGAAAATAGTAATGTTCAAAGAAACaggccaattttttttttttcattaaagcatcgctaaaactttttttttctgggatttttcctttaTGGTAGTACATTCATAATTTAGAATCTGAAATGTAAGTGCCAGAAGAATTTGCTTCTTTGCTAAACTAACAGATTGGAGAATTCTCTGATTactaaaattataattattgtCAACGATACTAATAGTGTAACAAATTTATTACATTTAATATATGTAGTTCATTCTAATTGAAGTACTTAGAAtgctttcaaaaggaaattgaaatgaaaaaaaaccaactacTTAAAGAAGTCCACAGAAACATGCAGGTGGATTCTCCTtaggtttgtttgggtttttttggtttatttctttttttaatctatggCCAGATTGTTGAATATCACTctactgaaaataataaatgacaTTTCAGCACTAATTAATTCAGCATactcaaaataaaagaaacaatacTTTTCTACCTACACTTTAGGAAAGACTTTGTTACCAGCATTCCTCTGGAGAAACCAGCTGCTCATGGCCTGAACAGGTGCACGCTTCTCTGTCTGGATGGCCGTGCCCAAGGAGTGGTGAGGAATGGAGTTAAATGCACCAGACAGCTGTTCCCctgtggtgttccccagggctcagtgctggggacagtccCACTTATTGTCTTCATCAGTGATCTCAATGCTCCCCAAGTCAGACTGCAGACAACACTAGGCTGGACAGGAGTGTTTATCTGCTGGACTTGGGTCTCAACAAGTGACAGACTTGGggaagaacagcagcaaaggagctgggggtgcaggtCGACAATCGACTGAACATGAGTGAGCCAgcgtgtgcccaggtggccacgAAGGCCAGaggcatcctggcctgtgtcagcaaatgtagcagcagcaccaggccaGCACTTCTTACCTTGCACTCTGTATTAGcaaaaagttttggtttttaatgatTTGGAAACAAATTTGCCCTTTGGAACCTATTAGTTTAAATCTGGAAACTTTGACTTACTCATCTCCAAACACTTGATGGCTGTACTCTGGATTAAATGTTGTGTTCTCATCCTCCAAATCCTCAGGAAAGCGAACTGAGAATGTAAAAAGAATAGAGCATGACCAAGTCATCACCTTTCATTTGTTTACCCATGAAGCCCTGCTAGCTGTTCACGCACCTTTCCACTAGAGTCGGACAACTTTAGTTAAGTAACTATGTGAGAGTGGCATACAAATAAAATCAAGGCATCCTATACAATTTAGATGTATATTACGTGATCTAGGAGTATCAAATCAGTAATCAGACTAGAACCGAGAAATTGACACAGATGTATACATGTATCTATTTCACAGGAAGAGACTGGAATTCTTCAGTATCACTTGtacaatatttaaaaagtgGTATTACCTAGTTT
Encoded here:
- the HAT1 gene encoding histone acetyltransferase type B catalytic subunit isoform X1, which codes for MAGLTAMEKKLAEYKCNTNEAIQLKLVRFPEDLEDENTTFNPEYSHQVFGDDEVAFGYKGLKILLYYIAGNLSTLFRIEYTSKVNEKFDCVEADDVESKIREIIPPGFCTNTDDFVSLLEKEVNFKPFGMLLHTYSIHNEEAGEDIAYQIYKADMTCPGFREYHERLQTFLMWFIETASFIDVDDERWNYFLVFEKYNKDGATLFATVGYMTVYNYYVYPDKTRPRVSQMLILPPFQGEGHGAQLLETVHRYYMSSPTVLDITAEDPSENYVKLRDFVLVKLCQDLLCFSPVKLMQGFSQEMVTEAQQKLKINKQHTRRVYEILRLRATNMGDAEQSRSYRLDVKRRLIGPYKKKQRELAKMRRCLRPEEMTNQLNQIDLNLQREQLEESFQQLVSDYRRVLERLAQA
- the HAT1 gene encoding histone acetyltransferase type B catalytic subunit isoform X2 → MEKKLAEYKCNTNEAIQLKLVRFPEDLEDENTTFNPEYSHQVFGDDEVAFGYKGLKILLYYIAGNLSTLFRIEYTSKVNEKFDCVEADDVESKIREIIPPGFCTNTDDFVSLLEKEVNFKPFGMLLHTYSIHNEEAGEDIAYQIYKADMTCPGFREYHERLQTFLMWFIETASFIDVDDERWNYFLVFEKYNKDGATLFATVGYMTVYNYYVYPDKTRPRVSQMLILPPFQGEGHGAQLLETVHRYYMSSPTVLDITAEDPSENYVKLRDFVLVKLCQDLLCFSPVKLMQGFSQEMVTEAQQKLKINKQHTRRVYEILRLRATNMGDAEQSRSYRLDVKRRLIGPYKKKQRELAKMRRCLRPEEMTNQLNQIDLNLQREQLEESFQQLVSDYRRVLERLAQA